TCTCCGGTCACAGAGGTGGTGGGGCATACTCGGAGAGAAACCACAAACAGGAACTTGCAAAACCAAGATGTGCTTGTAAAGCAACACCACTCCAGTCACTATTTCAAAACTAAAATGTGTCCtgccttctcattctctctcaacTTACCTCTTTGACCTTGAAAAGGACCTTGAAGGCTTGTGGTTCCTTTCACGAGAGAGAGACCGCTCCCGTTTCCTGTCTCGGGACGGAGACctgcaaaataaaaacagaaaattTGTAACAATTTGTAACAGAAAACAACCAAACTCACATGTTATGCAAAGTTAATTTGAAATTGTGAAATTAACTCTtaaatcacttttttttctgaaaaccaCCCAAAATCCACTATTGCAAATATAGATTTCTTTAATGTCTTGAAATTGACAAATATCTTTAAAatcctcttttaaaaaaaattaatcaCATTTTTGGCAGGCCTGATGACCACCATTACACTAACTCCCAGATCACGGCAAACAGTTTGTTAAGGAGAAGCCACCATTTTAGGAAGTGGTGAGGGTGGGGCAAGCTCACCTGCTGCGGCTGCGACTGAAGCTCCTCTTCCTCGGTGAGCTACATtaaggggggggcagagagaagaatgttacaaaaaaacatcttaCTGGATGGACGAACTTTAGCATACCACTCATGCTCTCTGCTACCTGTGGGAGGAAAGTTGCTCCCTGAGACCCTGTGACAGAAGGGAGACCAAATGTGGCCCATTAGGTCACTGGACTTCGGAGTTTACTCCCTTGTTTGGCTCTCTGCTTATGCAACACAACGCTGAAGATGATGGCTATACACTGTATGACTAATTATAGAAATTCAGTGTTGGGTGAGACAGAACACGTCCAAACAGGAGTTGAGGGGGATTGAATTTACCTTTTTCAAACCCAGACTGTGTACCCATCCAGCTACTTTTCAAACAGAGCAAATGTGTGAAGACTGGGGAGGGGACATTCTAATTAAACTGGAAACACTAAAGGCaaggattttttcccccactctgCAATATTATCTAAGTGGCTATAAAAAGTGGAACAAAAATATGTGGTAGTGTATAAAAAACAACTTACTAGTTCCTCAACAAGCTACAGAGGATATGAAGCACGGAAGCCAGTTTGACCATCAGACGGGTAGAATTTGCAGGCAGAATTTGCCAGATGGTTGCTACAGTGGCTGGTGTAGCTGTTAACTTTGTCGACTGATATGGTTGGCTGAGGAGGTACGTTTTGTGCCCTGATTGGTTAGCTGTGGACTGCTGCTGGTTGGCTGTGGTGAAGACATGTGGGGAAGCTACAACGCTGCTGACTGGCTGtggttggaggaggaggaggaggaggaggaggaggaagaggctgagAGTGGCATGCTCAGGAGCCGATGGCGGTTTTTGTTTTGGACCATGCGTGGGTCATGTGAGCTGATTGGGGCGCGGCGGGCGGTCAGCGGCCACATGATGGAGAAAGGAGACTAGTTGACAGACTCAGAGGGTGAAGAGGCATGGTGATGTCtctgtaagggggggggggtcatcttcattaatgtgtatgtataagtaaatatattaataaaaaTAGAGCCAAACCAAAACACAAGCTGCACAAAAATGgcaacacagacaaaaataagCCAGTGTGTCTGCAGTGCTTAGTTTTACATTTGCAAGTATAGACTTTTCTAAAGAAAAGATCTTCATTAAAGGAAATACCTTGTGGCCCAGGCAGCACGCTGGGTCAGAGACAGTGATGTATGATACTTGCTTAGTCACACTTACACAAGGTGAAGGGTCATGAAGCAGGTTTACTGGTGACCTAGCGAAACCTTGCAAGATCGTGCAGATGTATATATTGCGTTTCCTACAGCCTTATCAATGTGAAGGGCTGTTCTTGGCATTTCTAATCAAGTTAGAGTTAGCTGAACTTAGTAAACCAGCTTACTGAAATATCCTTCacgacacccacccacccacccaccccagacTGAGCTGATTGGGATGAGCCTGTATACAGGTCACGGAGAGGGGACTGCTCAGACCCATGTtaagaggaggtagagaggcaTTACCGGCGTCTTGCGTTTGGACTGCGTCGCCGGTCATCCCGTGGGCGGCGGTTCCACGATGGGGGTGGTCCTCTATTCCTGGAGCGTTTCTCCCCAGAGGACAGTTCTACTCTCACACGACACCCACACAGTGTTCTAGGCAACAACACAAAAGGGGTCAGTACAATCATATGGAGAATATTTCGGAGCATTTAGTCTTCCACTCGTTAAACCAATCAAAAAAGTCAAGTTAAGAAATTCCCCACTAAAACTGTAGTTCAGTCAAGACTGCTTTTTACTCTACGTTAATGAATGTTACCTTCCATCCAGTTCTCTCACAGCATCTGTTGCATCTCTGGGGTCCTCAAATTCAACAAACGCAAAACCTGGAGGATTTCTGGCCACCCAAACACTGCGCAGGGGGCCATAGTAGCCAAAGGATCTCTCCAGTTCTGTCTTGTTGCCATTGTTCCCTAGATTCCCCACATAAACCTTGCAATCAAGTGGGCAATCTCTGTGGATGGTGGGAtctaaacaaaacacaaatgaaaagCTGAACACAAGTGAAGTCAAGCTGCGACCTGAGAAGTCAGATATTACTCTTCAAAGCGGTGATCAACTGATCCAGTTACATGCTAGTCAGTGTGGGATCCATTAGTTCCAAATATCACATCAgattagtttagtttatttaagagacaaaaagacaaaatcTGAATTAGGGAGGCTGATAACAAAgacaaactttttttaaatatatcagACCAAGATACGTACCTCCCATTATTGTTCCGTTAAATGCAGGAGACGTGTGAAGACCGTGGTAATCTATAACAAAAACATTTGGGTCACATTTCTCGCCCAATCCCGTGTAAAATTACACAATACTACACAATTAGTAGTAGCGCGTAACGTTACACGTCCACACGTGGGGAAAATAATTATCGTAAGTTTATGCAAGGATTCGGATTTTGAATCTTTTGTTCCAATGAAACGACCATTGAGATAAACACTACCCCAGCGAAAACAAACCACTTCACTGATGCCCTGTATCTTGTTGTATCGTTAGGCTATAGCAAAAGGTTTGGAGAAATTTAGATAAAATTGAGATATGGGATCTTGCATTCTTCCAGGGACAACTCGAGCGCCACTTTTAAGTCAGCTGCATTTTGTAGGGTAACAATACCTTGTTTCGGTAGGTAGCTGTCGCTAACTGGTTGAACAAACATAATCACGCATGTCTGATGAGGATACAATCGCTAGGTGTGATTAGCAGCACACCCATAGTAAAaaaaagcattaaaaaaaaggatATTTGTTTGATAGCtagctaaacaaaacaaacgcaTGGTTATCTGGTTAGCTATCCTAGGCCCATAATTACCCGACACAGCCTCTTGTTGAATAGCGTTAGTCACTTAGCTAGagttattagctagctagctatctagctagctagcgttatTGGCTAGTTAGCtatatagctagctagccaacgTTACCTATGAATAGTTAGCTTAGCTATACAATTCCACGCAATACAATACAAGCGCTGCACTTATTCTACCGGCAAGTGCCACTCTACAAATTTATCCTGAGAAAAAAATCGCTTACCGCAGAAGTTTGGATTTCAACTACACACAAACGACAGATCCACTTCTGCACACCCTGGTAGCCGCTCACTTGTGAAGATGGAAGATTTCCGACCAACCATAGATACTTGTTTTTGATGTTGTATCTATGGTTTCCGTCGTAGAATGAAAAACTACACAAAATAATTGGTACAGCGCCACCAAGAGGGTAGGAGTTGTAAGTGTTTTTGTGAACCCCCATCATGTGAACTCGACGTCTACAAGTTGTGCTTAGACTACTTAGGACACTTGCAAAGGTATTTGATACGTTTCGTGCGCGTctatatgtatgcatatatttatgtatgtaggtgggtatgtatgcatgtgtatgtatggatgaatgtaggtatgaatgtatgtaggctatatgaaaatgtaattttgcCAATTTCATGTAGCCTTCTTGACCGCAGAATCCCCATAACTCCTTAGGTATTAGCTCTTAATTATTGATAACCATGGAAAATGGTTGATGATTCATAACATGTTTGTGAAGTAAACCGTAAacttaaaataataatgatttaGTAATAGGCATCTCAACTCCTCATCACTCATAACACAGGGCAACATGGAACTTGTGTAGCTTTATTGTTGATTCAGAAAGGATACAGTATATAATCTGTCCTTAATTAAGTGGCAAGTTACCCCAAACctaaaaaaggaagagaaataaATGGCACAGGTTAATAACTGGATGATGACAAGCTATAGTTTCTGTGGTTAGTGTAAATTGTGCAATTGGCCATACATGGCAAAGAGTTTAGGTATGGGCATCAGAGGCCTTGAGACTGCGGATGTTTGTGGGATAAGATCTACACATCTCACTCTCCACATCCTCTAACCCCTCTGGGGTAAAAGTTCAGTGGTGGGAAGGATTAGGCAGAAGCAAGGGGATTGCATAACACAGATATCTCATACGCAAACAGAGAGCTTTATGctattcagttttattttgagcgtgtgtgtgtgtgtgtgtgtgtgtgtgtaaatgaatatCTCTTAATCCTCTTGTCTCAGTTTCTCTTTTCACTTCACATAGGGGTTACCCACTGGGTTATCATCTTTTGATGAGCTATTTCTTAATCTGAAGTAATCACTCAGCGGCTGTTTTCTCTTTTAGCGTCTGAGACATCTTTTTCCCTTGTAACCGCACACAGAACAGTGTGTTTTTCAATCAGATTAGTACAGCACACTCTGTTCTGCTGCACTTCCTGATGACTGGGTAGCCTTGCATGAACTCGccctcgtgctctctctctctctggctctctctctctctctctctctctctctccctctctctctctctctgtctgtctctcatgcatccactcacacccacagacatccctcacacacacacactgacgcacacaaTTTTGAATGTTAAACCTGCTACTGTAATCTACGAATTGACTATCTCTAGACCTGAACAACCCTACGCTTTCAAATGTCAGGAGTATGTCACAAAGCCTAACCACTAAGTATACTCCTAGAAAGCATTACACTTTAAATACTTTAAAAGATAGAGTATACTAGTATAGTATACTACATGCAGATACAGTTTTCTCCAATGTTCTTGCGCTAACAAAGCATACATCAGTGATTCAGAAATCTCTTGAAAATTTCTACGTGGAGAGTAACCACttagacaaatgaaaaacaacaacttgtTCTGATGTGTATCAGTTAAGAGAATGGCAAAATTATTAATTAACATTTTGAATCATGTTTATTTCCCCTCCTGTGATGAATGTACATTACTCAGTGACTTAGTCAGCATCTCTAACTATAGCAGTGTTATAATTAACAAGGGCGTTCTGTTCCTCTGCAATGGACACTGTGGTACAGATTCATCATGTGGGACAgcaacattttcttttcttttggtgTGCTGACATGTCTCTCAAACAATCTATCACCTAATCTTTGTCATAAAGAGCCTTGAAGTGCACAACCAATTTGTCAAACCATGAGTGAGAATGCACTAAGAGGAACACAGTATAAGTGACTAAGAATCCATTACACTGATTTATCACTAAAAGCCCAGATCTTAATCTAGATTTCATGTAATTAATTCTCAGTAGCATTACCATACAGTTGGTTGTTGTATTGGCCACGCCCACTGGCAGGGGGCAGGGACTGTTGTTGCCATTGGCTACCCACAGACGCATTGAGCCACTGATAATGAAGGAAACATTTGCGTGTTTTATAAAatcaaattacatttcagttgAACATCAGAGTATTGGGATGTCAAGAAAACCAGTGCTTGCTTCTGTTTGGTAGACATATGAGATATAAAATGTACATAGTAAATATGTATGACAATTAGtgttgtgttaatatgtgtaaatatagtTTTAAAGCAGTAGTAGGCTATGCCATTTTTTACTGATATTTGAGGTATGGATTCGTAggtaactagtttttgtatcaCCCTTAAAATTATTTTTATGGTATATGTTTATGATGAATGACAGATAAACATATCTATCATAGCTGCCCAGACTATTCATTATGTTGTTTTGTGATCAGGGCTCGAAAACCGCACGGAAATGGTCAAACAGCTTGTACAGCAAACATTGACAAATAACTCAAGGCAAATCTGTTTATCTGCTTATATATAGCTATTTAGTGTGCTAGTTTTACATGAATGTCACACATTCTAGCATGCAGCCTTCATTATAGCCAGTGAAATGTGTTTAAATGAGACATGACACTCAACAATTTAGTTAAATTAATAAACGTGTTGGTCGACAGTCAGTCCTAGACTTTAGTTGCCCTGTATATGAGCTGACTTCTGGCAGACTTCTAGCAAAacactttttcttttaaaacataTGGTTTAAATTAGGGGATAAAAGAATTAAAGGTCTGAATTTATATATGTAGACTATTACGCATATGCTGTAGGACTATATCTATGCACTACAACTTTGAGGTGTACAAATTGAACACCAAACAGAGCCAATTTTGAACCAAAGACTTCTGAATAATTTTTCCAATATAGTCCTGATGTGTCAACTTAGCCTGCTAAGATATAgttaatatataattatttttcttcCACCTCACTCAGGATACCATTTAGCAGGTAGTCCAGAAACCCTCTTCTAAAAAGAGTCTAAAATCCCAGGTATAATTTAAAGTTAGTTTGTTCACTTGACAGAGCTGAATTCACACTTCAGGTCCCTTCAGTCTATGTGATTTTTCAGTCACAGACAGTTAAGTATGACCACCAGTTCACATTATATGACAGTCTGGTTCGAAAAATCGTCCTTTGCGATCACTGTCTGCGATTTTCTGAAATTGGCTGTTGACTTAAATATTTACAACCTTCCACCAGAATCGTGGACTTTTCCTTTAAACAACTTCGCAATGATAAAAtatgacaataataaaaaaaacattaaaaggcACAGTttgtgattctggcaaaagatTTTTTCATACTTGTGCACAACAGCTTATCAAaccacacccctcccttctgtgcttgtggactgtacctttaaggacAAAGATTCAGTACTACTCTTGAGTACGCTTGAGTATGCAGAATGCTTGAGTAGACGCTTGAGTATGCAGAATGACAAAATTAATTCTGGGTATGTTTCTGAAAGACAAACTCATAAACTAGAGAGCATAAAGATATGCAATGTTTGTTCAATTCACCTTCTCAGGGGATATGTAGCCATCAATGAAAGTGGGAGACTTAGGTTTTTTAAGCAAATTAAGAGGCAGAGATTCATAGTTATACATTAAGGGAGGTGCAAAAGGGACCcatagccagtgtgtgtgttcacataggCAGCAGCAGGATATCATACTGTATACAGAAACTGCTTTCTCAAACAGTTCTTTTGTAACCTTCATGAAACAAGGATGGGGATGAGATCACATCATCTCTAAAAAGAGGTTTTGTTTGAAATAATGTTTTTGAGCAATATTTAGTaattatatagtatatatataattatatacaatatatactaTTGGCCTAATTCAGTTTTAAGAAAAgattatatatttgtgtgttccattagTGAATTTTCCCTCAGGTATCCTTTTTGTTAAATTTCATCCTTAGCTGTAAGGGGACCATTGCAATTTCAACTAAGTAAGGAATGTTATGATGCTCATAACTAGACATGGGGGGATAGGTAGCCTACATCTTGCAGTAATTTAGGTTGTATAAATACAGGAAAACGTTTATCTGGGGATGTCTTAGTAGTGCCCCTATAGTTAGCTAGCTGTTATATTGGGGTCTTATGACTGACCTGTCAATTTTGTCCACACTACAAAAGTGAATGACTGTCCATCTGATATTGCTGCTTGTATCTATTTGCAGCTTTTTGATATGATATAGTTTTGGgacttttgtgttttgtttatttagctTTAGAGTGATGAAACCCCTTGGCTATGTCCTGAATTAATTAATCAGATGGTGGCTGGCATCCAAATGTTGTGTCAAAGTGACATAATTAACTTAAGACGGTTCTgtggtttttatttgttttatttgggtTGTGTAAACACTATTTGGTTTATTCACTAATTTGTGGTGTAGTTGTAAACATTACCAATGTGATCACCAGGTCTTGAGACATATCTTGAATTTGAACCCGTAGGCCTACTGAAAGCGTTTTTGGTAAAGGCCTAGTGTCACTCGTCCTTTTCACTGTGGCAGTTGTGGCAGACACGTGATTTATGTCACAGTATTTGTATCGAATTCTAAACTATaattaaacagttaaatataGTTATACAACATTCTAAAGCTGTTCACAGCAGTGCTTTCATTTGTACAAAAGGCCTAAGCAGCGTGATGCGAAATGGCAGAGATGGCACACAGGGATTTATAGTATAACTTGATTTCTGCTTCTTTCAAAGATCCGTGGACCAGATATTCCTAAAAGTTTACATAGGGTTATCACGTAGCCTATGTATCATAATATGGGTATATGGTCAGTCATACAAAAAACAGAAGATACAATGACGTATAGTCTAATTGAAAATGGCAATGTTATGATGCTGGAAGGTAATATTTATGCCTAGGTCTACATTGTGTTCATTTTGTCAACACTATGTGAAAGTCCATATGGTGACGCAAAATAACTGTTAGAACAACCAAGTGAAATCCATGCTTTAAGACGAATTAAGCAATAAAACAGTGATCACGAATCAAAATCTATGTTGCTTTAAGTTAAAGTTTAGACGCTAAGAAATGAATATTAGCAGTTATTTTTAAATGAGTTAGCGACATTTTTGCCAAACAGCAATTTTCCTCCAAACACATGCAAAATGTACTCGTCTATTCATTCAGACGGAGAAACTGCATTGGTAGTCCATCCTGCACGGCATTTCCAGTGACATAGCTGCCAGATGGCATTCTTATCGCCCCTATTAAACTACTGGAGCCATAAAACGCGACGTTCATGCTGTAGGCTTCGAACTGTATATCAGAGATGTGTGCACAGTACAGCCTGTTCCCTGCATCGGCACAGCAGCCGGCACTTAACGGGTTACGGGTCAGGGTGTCTACTAGGACACTGTGTTCTCATCAGCGCGAGCTACAGTACAGCCGGAACATTGTGTTACTCAGTGGATACTTTCCAAAACCTGCCCTCATAATTTTTTTCACTAAAtcgccctccccctccttctctccgccTTCTACCTCGTTCTCGTTTagttctccttctccccatgTGGCTGTACTGGTAGAAggggtagtgtgtttgtgtgagtgcgtgcgtgcgtgtgcgtgtgtgtgtgtgtgtgtgtgcgcgcgcatatgcatgtgtgtgagatgggggcTGCGGTCTGTCAGACTGCTAATGGAACACAAAGTACCTTCGCTGGGAGAGGGCGGGTTTGAACACAGCTTTACCGCCAGCGTCGTGACACTGTACTAGTACAGGTTGCCGTCGCGATTCCCTGAAGTTACATTACGGATATAGAACCACATGAGGGGGAGAAGCGAGAGAACCAGCTTGTAAGTcagtctttttatttattttttacatttagaaGATGTATATTATGTGGCTCTTAACAGTGTTACTGCCTGGTGGTGGTCATGCCAGATATTATAAAAGGATGTATTAACCTGTTAGGGATGATACAGTGTATTAGACTAATTAGTCGTATCAACGGTATCATTATTTAGGACTAATAAAACCACACCCCATACTTAATCTATAATTGTATTGATATAGATCTAGACATAGATTTGGTCTATTAGTGTTTTATTATTAGATGTTTTTAATTTAGGCTTCTCACTGATGTACCGGCTGTATTGAAATATGTTGAgaaagcagctgtgtgtgtatgtgtgtgtgtgtgtgtgtttgtcagggctTTACAGATATGACTTTACAGCACAATAGGAAAGTAAAAGTTTAAGTGCTCATTAAACCAAAACCAAGCTTCGCATAGTATTCTCATtcaatctttcacacacacacacacgcacacgcacacgcacacacacacacacacacacacacacacacacacacacacacacacacacacacacacacacattcactgggGTCATTTAAGAACACCTACTGCCTTTTGTGCCAAAAAAACTCCCTTTTCTTCCAATGTTCTAATGTTGTATTTTGACAaaatgcagcaaaaaaaaaaatcctgtcagTGTCAGTTCCAGTTGTTGCATTTAGATATGTTAATTCACACATCTTCAAAGGCAACATTTTTCTTGTCCTCAGCCGTATGGTCTGGAAattcattctctcttctctgattggGGAGAACCATGTAGTGGAATCACCTGTGAATTCATTTAAGCAAACTTTAGGGCTCATCTTTTTGTACTCAGTAATTATTTTCCTTTATGCAAAGGATATGTTTGTGATATGAATAAGGCTAGGCCTAGTCTCACTTAGGCTAGCCCTAGTTTACTTGTCAAGCAATCAATGTCACAAATGTAACTGATTTTTGTTTGTAGCCAGTATGGGAAATGTGAGATCTGGACTGCATGAGCCTCAAGGCTAAGAGTAATGGTTTTCTGTGGTATACCGGACGGTATTTGGTGTCATATAAATGAAGACAGACTGTTTATGAATTATTCTTATCGATGTGATTGTGTACAATAGCTGAGCCTGAATATTAACCGAGACAATAATTAAGCATCGATTTGTTTAAGGCATTCAAGACATTCAGACTATCTTCATGGCATGAAGTCACGCCACCAGAGACAAGAACAATTATATTCAGCTATGTGTAGATAATAAGACATTGTGTGCCTGGAAGAAGATTTGGTTAAGTTACTTGTTACCGAGGCTGAAAGCATATTCAGTCCAGTGTGAAGCAATCTGTGCATGTCCAGATAAACATTGAGGCATTGAGTTGTTATTGAGATCCCTGAGTCATAGCCTGTCTGTACTGGCTGACCATGAGTGGCCTGAACTGACTGTTCT
Above is a window of Clupea harengus unplaced genomic scaffold, Ch_v2.0.2, whole genome shotgun sequence DNA encoding:
- the LOC122129890 gene encoding serine/arginine-rich splicing factor 3-like, translated to MGDPTIHRDCPLDCKVYVGNLGNNGNKTELERSFGYYGPLRSVWVARNPPGFAFVEFEDPRDATDAVRELDGRTLCGCRVRVELSSGEKRSRNRGPPPSWNRRPRDDRRRSPNARRRSPRKRSFSRSRSRSPSRDRKRERSLSRERNHKPSRSFSRSKSRSRSNDRK